The DNA window GCTCATGGTGATTTTCCATCACTTTCCACTGATTTCTCGGCACTGGTACTTCTTTCCCTGTTCCGGGATCTGGAATCTTTGTCTTTCCATAGACCATACAGCCTATATAAGTCTTATCATCCACAATCTTCCGTATCATATCACTCGTCCACTGCAATCCTCTTGATGCAGCTTTCTTGCTGTCTGATTTCTGTCGTCTGCTCATAGACTGCAAGGGAGTCAATACACCCTCTTCATTGAATAACTTACAAATCTCTATCTTGGAATACCGCTGATTGGTCAGTTCAAATACTCTGCGGATTACTTCCGCTTCGTCCTCTACAATCACCAGTTCTTTCTTATTTTCAGGATTGATTCGATACCCATACGGTGCAGAACCACAGCAATACTCACCTTTTCCTCGTCTGGTACTGACTGCCGCTTTTACCTTTACGGACTGGTCTTTCACATAAAAGTCTGCTATCAGTCCTTTAAACTGTACTTCAATATCCGAACTCTTTCCCTTATAATCTTTAGAATCATATCGGTCTGAGATAGAAATGAATCGTACTCCCAGGAATGGAAAAATCTGTTCCAGATAAGTTCCCATCTCAATATAGTTTCTGGCAAAACGGGAAAAATCTTTTACCACAATACACTGAACTTTATTCTCTCTGGCAAGTTCCAGAACCTGCTTAATTGCCGGGCGCTCCATACTGGAACCAGAATATCCGTCATCGTAAAACTCCTGAAATGGCATAGCAGCAAGCTCCGGAATATTGGAAATATAATCTTTTACCAGTTTTCTCTGATTGATAATGCTGTTACTTTCTCCCTCTGAATCATCTTCCATGGAAAGACGGTAATATCCAATAATCAGTTTCTGATCACTCATGTTCTACCGCCCCCTTAAACCCGAAGTTGATTTCCAGTCTGCCATCACCATACAGATACATACTTTCAATCAAGCCCTCTGCAAGTTCCGCATTGATTCTGGTTGTCCCATCCAGTTCCAACAGACTTCGTAAAAATCTGGCTTCTTCTTTCTGCTGTTTTTCCAGTTTTCGTATGGTCTGCTCCAGAGACTTCTTTCTCTCTTCACAAAACTCTTTCCAGTTATTACGGTCATCTTTCATTTCTATATAAGCTTCTTTGGAAAGTTCACCCTCTTTATATTTCATAAATGCCTGTGCCAGTTTTTCTGAACGTCTTTCCATATCTGCATCCAGTTTTCTGATCTCAGTTTGAATCTCATTGATTTTGGAAAGAAATACCGCACTGCTTATAGCAGACATATCCTTTTTCCGCAATCCAGATAACTGAAACTGTCTGGTCAGCTCCGAACGGACAATTTTCTGCAGCTTCTCCTCGGAAATAGATTTATGACTACATTTTCTTTCATCCCGATACCAGGCAGCATTGCAAAAGTAATACACATTGCCTTTGCATCTACGTGTACACATTTTCCGCTTACAATCACCACAATAGAATACATTGTAAAATGCTCTTTCATCATCCTCCCATCCTTCTGTAGTTTTTGTTGCTTTCTGTTGTGCTGCTTTTAACCTGATCTGTGCTTTGTCAAACAGTTCTCTGCTGATAATCGGCTCATGAGCATTTGGCGTAATAATCCACTGACTTTCGTCCAATATGTCACACCATTTTTCACCTCTTTGAAATCTGGATTCATATTTTCTCTGAACCAGATCACCATAATAATTATTTCGATTTAAAACCGCACGTATCGAAGAATTTCCCCACTGATGAAGATTCTCTCCATCCTGACAGTACACATGATGATATTGGTTATAGTCCGAAATCCGATGTACCCCATCTTCAAACAGCCTGTCAATAATACTCTGTATACCATCTCCAGAAGCATATTCTTCAAAAATCCTACGAACAATCTTTGCAGATTCCGGTTCCACAATCAGCTTATAAATCCCATTTACCTTTTCCACACAATATCCGTATGGAGCTGTAGATCCCACATACTCACCGTTCTTCTGTGCAATACGTTTTGCTGCCCGTTCCTTTGCAGAAATATCTTTTGCGTAAGCATCATTCACCAGATTCTTGATATTCATGGATAACTCCTGATTCTTAGCACCCAGTGCATAGGAGTCATAGTTGTCACATACAGAAACAAACCGCACTTTCATAAAAGGGAGAATCTTTTCCAAATAATTTCCGGTTTCGATATAATTTCTTCCAAATCGTGAGAAATCCTTTACCAGAATACCATTTATTTTACCTGCCCTGACATCATTCATCATCCGTTCAAATCCCGGTCTGTCAAAATTTGTTCCGGTTTTTCCCAAATCAGAATAAATATCATATACAGCAATCTCATACTCTCTGTCTGGATTTTCATTGTGCTTCTGAATGAATTCTTTTATCAGCGTAACCTGTGTTTCAATAGATTCTGACTTTTTTTCATCACTATCTACGGATAATCTGGCATAAATTGCAGCCATACATACCGGAATACCAGAAACTTTCTTCTCTGTGTTTTTCTTATATCTTTTTGCTGTTCTTGCCATTTATCCCACCTCTTTCCTGTACTCTGTCCTGTGTTCCGCATAAAACCGTCTTATGACTT is part of the Blautia faecicola genome and encodes:
- a CDS encoding recombinase family protein — translated: MSDQKLIIGYYRLSMEDDSEGESNSIINQRKLVKDYISNIPELAAMPFQEFYDDGYSGSSMERPAIKQVLELARENKVQCIVVKDFSRFARNYIEMGTYLEQIFPFLGVRFISISDRYDSKDYKGKSSDIEVQFKGLIADFYVKDQSVKVKAAVSTRRGKGEYCCGSAPYGYRINPENKKELVIVEDEAEVIRRVFELTNQRYSKIEICKLFNEEGVLTPLQSMSRRQKSDSKKAASRGLQWTSDMIRKIVDDKTYIGCMVYGKTKIPDPGTGKEVPVPRNQWKVMENHHEPIVSKEVFEKAQSLQIRYTKKSKFDRETTLLGGYVKCGNCRRSLTSSSPVHGHILYSCAYSKGKEDTGCFAGKADNKMLEHIVLAEIKAYLRQNISQVQMQQSMRKQHEDSIEAYKTESADCEKCQEQIKIQNRQNYEKYHEGQMNQNQFMEAKKQLEEERERLQKRVQELEELINGEKEILMKKNVPVEQMLKYLGYEKMTREMLEEYVQGIYVYDDGRVEVEWKNSY
- a CDS encoding recombinase family protein is translated as MARTAKRYKKNTEKKVSGIPVCMAAIYARLSVDSDEKKSESIETQVTLIKEFIQKHNENPDREYEIAVYDIYSDLGKTGTNFDRPGFERMMNDVRAGKINGILVKDFSRFGRNYIETGNYLEKILPFMKVRFVSVCDNYDSYALGAKNQELSMNIKNLVNDAYAKDISAKERAAKRIAQKNGEYVGSTAPYGYCVEKVNGIYKLIVEPESAKIVRRIFEEYASGDGIQSIIDRLFEDGVHRISDYNQYHHVYCQDGENLHQWGNSSIRAVLNRNNYYGDLVQRKYESRFQRGEKWCDILDESQWIITPNAHEPIISRELFDKAQIRLKAAQQKATKTTEGWEDDERAFYNVFYCGDCKRKMCTRRCKGNVYYFCNAAWYRDERKCSHKSISEEKLQKIVRSELTRQFQLSGLRKKDMSAISSAVFLSKINEIQTEIRKLDADMERRSEKLAQAFMKYKEGELSKEAYIEMKDDRNNWKEFCEERKKSLEQTIRKLEKQQKEEARFLRSLLELDGTTRINAELAEGLIESMYLYGDGRLEINFGFKGAVEHE